The DNA region CCCCGACGACATGGCCGAGGCGTTCTGGATGGCCGATACGCGGAGCGACGGCGAGCTGAAGGCGTTCCTGGATTGGCGCTGCGGTGTCGTCACGTCGCTCCTCGCCGAAATCCGCGCGGCCGTGCGGCCCGGCGCGACGGTCGCGGTGATCCCGTCGGTGGCTCGTCCGACGGCGGGCGCCTGGTATGAGGGCAGCGACCTCAAGGCAGTGGTGGCGACGGCGGGCATTCTCGAGGTCTGCTTGTATGAGCGAGGCGTCGAGCGGATCAGATCGGACATCTTCGATATCAAGCGGCGACTGAAGGGTGCAGGCAGGATTCGCGGTATCCTGCGCCCCGGACATCCCGACCTCGATAGCAAGGATGCCCTCGTCGCGGCCACATCCGCCCTTGCGGCGGAGGGGATCGATGAGGTCGCCTTTTACAATTACGGCCATTTGCGAGCGGCGAATATACGCTGGATCGAAGATGCGCTGATGGCCATGAAGCATATGGCGATGAAGGATTAGGCGATGATGTTTGCAGGCAAGGTGATCGCCGTCACGGGCGCGGCCGGCGGCATCGGGCAGGCGCTTTGCCGGTTCTTCGGCAATGAGGGCGCGTCGATCGTGGCGCTGGACAGGAGCCCCGGCGTCGAAGCCCTCATCGGCGAATTGCAGGCCGATGGCATCACGGCAGCTGCAGCCATCGTCGATATCGGGGACGCGACCGCTGTCGCTGCGGCCTTTGCCGCCCTGACCGCAACGTTGGGCGACGTCGACGTCCTCGTCAACAATGCCGGCTTTTCGGACCATTTGACCTTCGAGGGAACCTCTCCTGACGGCTGGCGCGACGACGTGAACGGCAACCTCAATGGCGCGTTCAACTGCGTGCACGCGGTCTTGCCCGGAATGCGGGCGAAGCGTGGAGGCTCGATCGTGAATATCGGCTCGGTGAACGGTCTCTCCGCCCTGGGTGACCCCGCCTATAGTGCGGCCAAGGCCGGCATGATCTCGATGACGCGCTCGCTGGCGCTCGAATATGGGCGCTACGGCATTCGCGCCAATATCGTGCTGCCCGGCACCGTGCGCACGCCGCTCTGGGAAGCGCGCGCCGCCAAGGATCCGACCGTTCTTTCGAGGCTGGTGCGCTGGTATCCGCTTGGCCGCATCGTCGAACCGGTGGATGTGGCGAGGGTCGTCGGTTTTCTGGCCTCGGACGCTGCCGCCGCGATCACCGGCGCCGCGCTGCCGGTCGATTGCGGCTTGAGCGCGGGCAATCTGGTGATGGCGCGCGAGCTGACGCTCCAGGAATTGTGAATCCCGGGGCCTGGGTAGGGGCCCGAGAAGCGAGATCGGGCGCTGAAGGCGCGGCTGACAAGAGGGAGGTCGAGATGGCAAAACGGGTCTTGGTTGTGGGGCTCGGCAATATGGGCATGAGCCACGCGCTCGCCTATACCCGCATCGACGGCTATCAGGTGGTCGGGGTGTGCGAGCGGCGGATCGCCGACCGAAAGCTGCCCGAGGCTCTCGCCGGCGTCGAGCGCTTTGCCAAATTCGAAGATGCATTGGCCAAGCTCAGGCCCGATGTCGTCTCGATCAATACCCTGCCCGACACGCATGCCGATTTCGCCATCAAGGCGATGCAGGCCGGCGCCCATGTCTTCGTCGAGAAGCCGATGGCGCTCACGGTGGCGGATGCCGAGGAGGTGGTGGCGACCGCAAAGCGCACCGGCAGGAAGCTGATGATCGGCTACATCCTGCGGCAGCATCCGAGCTGGATCAAGTTCATCGAGATCGCGCGCGAGCTCGGCACCCCCTTGGTGTTCCGCATGAACCTCAACCAGCAATCAAACGGCCAGACTTGGGACTGGCACAAGCGGTTGATGGACACGTTTCCGCCCATCGTCGATTGCGGCGTCCATTATGTCGACGTGATGTGCCAGATGACCTCGGCCAAACCGGTCCGGGTGCATGCCATGGGCGCCAAGCTGACCGATGAGGTGCCTGTGAACAATTACGGGGCGCTGCAGGTCATGTTCGAGGACGGCTCGGTCGGCTGGTACGAGGCCGGGTGGGGGCCGATGATGAGCGAGACGGCGTTCTTCGTCAAAGACGTGATCGGCCCGAAAGGCTCGGTCTCGATCGTCATGGCCGAGATGGATGCGAAGGTCCGGTCCGACGACATCAATGCCCATACCAAGACCAACCAGATCCTGCGGCACTACACCGACATGTCGAAGCCCGACGAGCGCATCGACATGACCGACGAGCCCGATCATGACGCGCTGTGCGAGCGCGAGCAGCTTTATCTGCTGAAGGCGATCGATGAGGATCTGGACCTGAACGAGCATATGGCGGATGGCGTGAAGAGCCTCAAGATCGTGCTCGCGGCGGATGAATCGATCCACAGCCACCAGGTCGTGACGCTTTAGCCGGCGCTTGAGAATTACGGTGACAGGCCGCTATTTCCCCAATTCGATTTTCATGCCATGATGGCGCATGGCTCGGATTGCCCGCATCGTCGTCCCCGGTCTGCCGCATCACGTCACGCAGCGCGGCGATGGAGGCGAGCGCGTCTTCTTCGAGCCCGGCGATTACGAGCTCTATCGCGATCTTCTCGCGGCTGCCTGCCACAAGGCGAAGGTGGCGGTGTGGGCCTATTGCCTGATGCCGAACCATGTGCATCTCATCCTGGTGCCGGCGGATGCGACCGGCCTTGCGCGTGCGCTCGGCGACACGCATCGGCGCTATACGGGCTTCGTCAATGTGCGCGCCCGCCGGACCGGGCGCCTGTTCCAGGGGCGCTTCAGCTCGGTGGTGATGGACGAGGGCCATCTCTTCGCCGCTGCCCGCTATGTGTCGCAGAACCCGATGCGGGCGCGCCTCGTGCGGCGCGCCAGGGACTGGGCCTGGTCGAGCGTCAGGGCCCATCTCAAGGGCGCCGATGACGGTCTGGTGAGCGTGCGGCCGCTGCTCGAGCGGGTAGGGCGCTTTGGCGATCTTCTCGCGAGCCGGGGCGAGGACGACGCGTTCGCGGCGTTGCGCGCCGCCGAAGGGATCGGCCGCCCGGTCGGCACTCCGGCCTTCCTCAAGCGGCTTTCGCGAAAGCTCGGCCGCAACATCGAGCCGCGCAAGCGGGGCCGCAAGCCGAAAGCCGCAGTGGCGGAACGCACGGCGATAAAGCGGAAATAGGCAGCCCGCGGGAATTTCCAAATGGCGTGAGACGGTTGGGGGCTAAGCGCCATCGATCAACGAGCATTGGGGAATTCGATGAAGGTATTATACATCGCATCAAAACCGGATCAGGCCGTCACGCTTCGCCTGGAGCAGGAAATCACGGAATTACAACGCAATGTCGTCTCGAATACGGGCGATGCCGTCGAGTTCAGCTTCCTGCCAAGCCTGCCGTTCGAGGACCTTCCCACGCAGATTTCCAAGCACAAACCCGATATCGTCCATATTTCGGCTCACGGCGACGATGACTGTCTCGCCATGGCGCACGAAGGCGGGCAGTTCGTGCCTCTGACGGCCGAAATGCTGAGTGCATTCCTCGATGTCGAGCCGCCGCCTCGATTGGTCTACCTCAACGCGTGCAATTCGGCTTCCATCGCTTCTGAGCTCAGCAAACGTGTTGCGATGGCGATCGGCACCACGACGCCCATCACAAATCTTGCTGCCAGAAAGGCGGCTGTGACCTTCTACACACGCCTGCTCGAGGGGAAGTCGGTCCAGAGCGCATTTGATACCGGCCACATGATCATGAAAGGCCTGAATAGCATGAAAGGCCTGAATAGCATGGCGGTTTCGTCAGAGCTTTTCGCGCGTCGCGGTTGCCATCCTGATCGGGAAGTGCTCCATACCACTACTCGTGTCATAGCTCGCTTCGCGGAGGACAAGGCCCAACCCGCGGATGGTACCAATTACGATATCGAGCTGGGTTTGATCGGCGCTCCTCGCAATACAAGCCAAGTCGTATTCTTTACAGACGACGAGGCATTTATTAAGGACAAAGCTCAATTGGAGCGCGATCTCTGTACTGTGATCCGCGGCACTGTCGTTCGCGGCGAGATATGGGAAGAAGATGGTTGGACCAGTTATGGAGATTTTCGTGTGTTTGTATGCGGGGTAACAGCTGGCGGCGAACACTATTCCGCGGCTGGCTCGCTCTGCGGCGGGTTGGAGACCTACTACATTGCGAAACATGACGTCTCTTCTGCGGACGCACTGCCGAACAAGCTACGGCGCGCAATCGCGCATCTCCGCTCGGAAGATGGCTCGTCGATTTCTCCCGTCGCCGACGGTGTCACGAAGATAACGTCGCGCAAAGGCAGAAGAAAGTGACCCTTCAAACCGGCGTTACGGTGACGTTGCAGGTTGCTGGGCGGCGGGCGATAAGGGAAATAGGTAGGCGTCACCGAAATTCACCAAATCCTCGGATTGGGCTCGGGGCCGCGCGTGCCGGTCGAGCCAGTGCTCAAAAGCTCCACGGAATGAACAGGCAGCGGATAAGCGCATTCGGGCCGAAGCCGCCATTGTAGAATGCCCAGACCTGCCCGTCCTGGCTCGGATAGACGCGCTCAGGCACAACGAGCCCCTCGAGCCCGTCGATCCGGTAGCCGCCGACGACCCGGTGCACTTGGCCGACATCGAGCAGATGGGCCTCCTCCGGCCCGCAGCAGTACTTCTTGACCCATGCCGGCACGCGCGTGCCGTCGGCCCAT from Rhizobiales bacterium GAS188 includes:
- a CDS encoding NAD(P)-dependent dehydrogenase, short-chain alcohol dehydrogenase family, whose amino-acid sequence is MMFAGKVIAVTGAAGGIGQALCRFFGNEGASIVALDRSPGVEALIGELQADGITAAAAIVDIGDATAVAAAFAALTATLGDVDVLVNNAGFSDHLTFEGTSPDGWRDDVNGNLNGAFNCVHAVLPGMRAKRGGSIVNIGSVNGLSALGDPAYSAAKAGMISMTRSLALEYGRYGIRANIVLPGTVRTPLWEARAAKDPTVLSRLVRWYPLGRIVEPVDVARVVGFLASDAAAAITGAALPVDCGLSAGNLVMARELTLQEL
- a CDS encoding Predicted dehydrogenase, which codes for MAKRVLVVGLGNMGMSHALAYTRIDGYQVVGVCERRIADRKLPEALAGVERFAKFEDALAKLRPDVVSINTLPDTHADFAIKAMQAGAHVFVEKPMALTVADAEEVVATAKRTGRKLMIGYILRQHPSWIKFIEIARELGTPLVFRMNLNQQSNGQTWDWHKRLMDTFPPIVDCGVHYVDVMCQMTSAKPVRVHAMGAKLTDEVPVNNYGALQVMFEDGSVGWYEAGWGPMMSETAFFVKDVIGPKGSVSIVMAEMDAKVRSDDINAHTKTNQILRHYTDMSKPDERIDMTDEPDHDALCEREQLYLLKAIDEDLDLNEHMADGVKSLKIVLAADESIHSHQVVTL
- a CDS encoding putative transposase, producing the protein MARIARIVVPGLPHHVTQRGDGGERVFFEPGDYELYRDLLAAACHKAKVAVWAYCLMPNHVHLILVPADATGLARALGDTHRRYTGFVNVRARRTGRLFQGRFSSVVMDEGHLFAAARYVSQNPMRARLVRRARDWAWSSVRAHLKGADDGLVSVRPLLERVGRFGDLLASRGEDDAFAALRAAEGIGRPVGTPAFLKRLSRKLGRNIEPRKRGRKPKAAVAERTAIKRK
- a CDS encoding CHAT domain-containing protein is translated as MKVLYIASKPDQAVTLRLEQEITELQRNVVSNTGDAVEFSFLPSLPFEDLPTQISKHKPDIVHISAHGDDDCLAMAHEGGQFVPLTAEMLSAFLDVEPPPRLVYLNACNSASIASELSKRVAMAIGTTTPITNLAARKAAVTFYTRLLEGKSVQSAFDTGHMIMKGLNSMKGLNSMAVSSELFARRGCHPDREVLHTTTRVIARFAEDKAQPADGTNYDIELGLIGAPRNTSQVVFFTDDEAFIKDKAQLERDLCTVIRGTVVRGEIWEEDGWTSYGDFRVFVCGVTAGGEHYSAAGSLCGGLETYYIAKHDVSSADALPNKLRRAIAHLRSEDGSSISPVADGVTKITSRKGRRK